The sequence CTCAACAATACAggtacttgttagcttagtcgctAGTGTTAGCCGCTATGCTAATTGCAGTGATCTCTAAAAGAACTCTGTAAATATGactctttatatttatattgtagcTGCTCTCAGAAGGGTTGTAGAtgaattcagatgtttaaagcggtcagatttcttgtttctgagTGCTTTACTTTCTTGTCACTTTTGAGGTAAAACGGTACTATCATGGCGTATCACTCATCACTAACTCATACCACGTAGTTGTGCTTGCcgggtgaataaatatgtaaaatttaatagtgaccaaatgtatgtgtccttgttaatttaaatttataaaCAGATGCTAATCTGTTTTCATTAATAagaacaaagtcaaaagaaaagagcacttattcatcaaaacacaaactcacggaatgagagcctcactacgcatgctccgattcacgaaCCTGACCTATGCTGTAGGGTCTTTCGTGAATTTGCGTagggtgcgcaaagtgcgtaaggtgcaCATATTTTATGCACGTATAACTTTACAATGTAATTTTCATAAAAATTTGCAAAGCAAAGTCTTCAAAAAGTAttccattctctctctctcactgctacgtGTGATTGGTCTCTCAGTGCCGCCCAgtcacgtgacggtaccacaacaaaacaaagcACAGCAGGAGGGGATGAAGGCATGTGTACTGTACTCTACTTTAACCAGAGAAACGTtgtgaatgtagcggagaaaaagtaaaactgaagtatcgatcccatcacgctAGTATTGATCCGATTCCAATACTAAGGTTGGTAtcaatatttggatcgatcctaCCCCTAACCACAACAGTGTCTGCCTATTTCACTTATACACCCTGCTGTACACAAGAGGCcgcttattcattcattcattcatgtagtTGCTAATTTATTGAGAACACATACGTACGTTGACGCATTGCTTATTAAACAGCACATGATGAATATGCACTGAAAAGCCTTGAAACATTTGCATGGCAATACTTATTTTGTAACAGTTGTGCACGCATAGATGAAATGCTGGGCTGATGGCAGTTACCCTTAGTACACATGCTGAATGCAGTAGATATGATCaagtacagaaaaaaaaattgattttaATAAGGGCGACACGGTTAAAGAACACTGTAttgacagaagtattgggacttGCATCTTAATCATTAACTTTAATGTTGTTTATCAGTGGTTGGATTTGGTCCTTAGTTCCAGTGGAGGGAAATCTTAACGCTTCATCATACTAAAACATTTTGGCCAATTGTATGCTTTCAAcgttgtgggaacagtttggggtcTTTTTTGTTCCATCATTAAtgtgccccagtgcacaaagcaaggtccataaaggcatggtGGGGTGAGTTTTGTGTGGAAAGACTGTCCACGTTTGCAAAAAACATGCAGGCATCAGAATAGAAcactggagcaatggaagaaggctgATTGGTCAGACAAATCCTGTTTGAGGTGGCCAGGGTCACGATGGGTCCAGTTCCACTACAAAACACTGAGCGCAACACAGTAACagactggacagggcaccagtgcATCCAAGGGCTTTAGCCATCCTTCCatacatagccagtcatgtctgtgttcCGAGATTTAAAACCGGATCTCAAGGGtgatgggctagcataatagactgctgtgccaaccgaggcacacatttgggatgaactggaacattaactgTGAACCAGAGCTTTACATTAGACACCGATTTTCACACAATAAAATCTGGTGTAAAAATCCTTTGCAGAGGAGTAAAGACACAATaatgtttgggattttggaATATGGTGTCAAACCAGTTTATGTTCAGGTATAAAGATACTTTAAACCAGATTTTTATGTGGTGAGCTAGGAGCTGTTAGCTAGGAGCAAAATTTATACTTGGAATATTTACTTCAAAACATTTGTATTTTCTTGATGCCAAACCGtgaatcattaaaaaaattctGCATTGCATCAATTCTGTTGTGAGAAAACTGGTAATGTAAAGAGAATAAGTAATTCAGTTCAttacaatatacacacataggGCCCAAAACAGCAAGACAGGGCCCAAAACTAATGAGTATTGCACAAGGGGGACTTTTGTTCTGGCCAGTTGTTTTAGCAATGGAACATGATTCGTGTCTGGCAGTGCCCACTGTGCCAGCCTTACCAATTTGTGTAAAAATGGGAGTTATAaatgacaccaaacacagcaaTGATTATCAGAACATTGcctgttattttaaataattagtcCAGAAAGCAGTTTTAAATAAGTTCATCTTAAGAAAGCATTAACTATGTAACAGGCATAAAATGCACTTTCGAAACCCATTTAGTTCAAAAGAGAAGCTGCAATGGCACATTGGAGTCAGTCTGGAGTCAAAATGAAAACGCATGGAAATTATATGTAAAGCACACAGGCTGAAAGTGTGGTCACTACCACAGATTTTAAGAATGTTTTGATATTGGCAAGGTTGTAATAAACAAGCCCTATACCCTTTTAAAAACATCATACAATAGTGACTGAGAACAATAAGTAAATCTGCAGGTCTTTACTTCATTCAGTAACTGTTGTATTGAGTAACCGATGATGTCATAGCAAAAGGCCACAAAATAATAAGattttggaaaaaaaagcacaaaagccCCAAACAAAAAGAGTTCATTAAATTGCTTAGGCAGGTATTCTCTTCTGTATAAACTCTACTAATCAAATGCACAAAAATTTGCAATACTGACTTCATTCAACAAAGTCTGGAGTGTTGGAACTAAACCTCAAAAATGTGGCCTCTCGTGATACTTAGCACAAGTATACTGAAATCAGAGCCCAACTACTAAATAAGAGAAAACCTCAGAGGAAATCAGGGTAACAGACATGCATGGGTGACGAATAGAAAGAAACTAAAATGCCATAGAAAGACTATCAGCTAATAAAGCTGAAACAGTAAAGCTTTGAAAAATACTAAATAAGACTTCATTCATCACAAGCGTTGACTGCAATGAGTCAAATAAACTGAAAATAAATCCTATAACTTTACTGATTCCTTATGGAATCCAAACCAGGTCCACATTCAAGTTTGAAACAGCTCAAAAATCCCCACTGATAGGAGCAACCATTTTTTTAATGGAAGAATTTTAGGATTCTCTTCGAAGTCTTCCTTCTGAGAAGTGGAGTAGATTCAGCCCATTGTCCATTAGAATCATGTCCGCCATATGCAGTGGCATAGCCATATTAATTGTAGTGGAACTTGAAATGGAAATTTCCACCGGATTCAAAGGGGTTGAAGCCAAACGGCCAGCTTCCGCCTCCTCCACCCCCTCCTCCCTGCTGGCTCTCAGGGTCCAAGGGGTCCTCACCCGAGTCAAACTTCTGACGCATCTCTGTACAGAATAAAAGTaggatttataaaaaataaaaaaatacagtaacCGTCTGTACCTATTATGATGTAATtatatgcattaaaatcaacTTTTATAAAATGTGATTTAATTAGTTTTAATTAAGTGCTATTTACCTGGATTTGTAAGCACCTCCTTAGCTGAAGCAATGTCAATAAACATCTTCTCAGCCTTCTTCTTTTCCTCTTCAGCCTGGAAGTTGTCTGGATGCCACTGCTGTGCGAGTTTTCTGTATGCTTTAATGATTTCCTGTTTGGTGGCAGTCCTAATAAAGAAAGTAATGAAATCTGagatgatttaaaaaataaaataaaaattatatatatatatgcagggAGTCACTAAAGAGCATGAAATCAGTTTTGCTAGAATGAAGCCTCTGCTTTTTGTTTGTTCAGGGTTTAAGTTGCAGGATTTTTGTGTGGCAGCATCTAAGCctatggtgtaaagcacacatgATAATGAACAGTGTCATCCATGTTTAGGCAGTCTTTACGGCACAGTTATCAGAGTTCATGAATAACTTATCATGTTATGGTAAGAAGTATATGGCCACCTGACCATACCTATTCCAAAACCGTGGGCATTTATAAGCAGTTGTCAACTTATTTGCAGCTATAAAAGCTTCCTCTCTTTAGGAAAGGTTTTACACAAGATTACACAACATTTGTCAGGCAAGGCACTAATGTCAATGttccattttattaaaatggcTATTTAATAGAGTTAATAGTTTGTGCAGGTCAGTGGAGTTCCAAAACCCACATCTTTATGAATCCTGCTTTTAaggcagtcatgctggaataccTTAGGGCCTTCCCCATACTGTTgtcaagttggaagcatatttaCTTTATACAACCTATTTAATACACCTGCCAGCATACTTTTTAGGCCATAATGTGAGATGCTTAACATTTGAAGTTTTCACCCCCATAGCACTATAGTGTGAAGTCTCCATACCGGCTCACTCTTAAAATTTTGTAGTAGTCTCTTTTGCGTGAAATCTTCAGCAGTTTCTGTGCACGTTCTAGACCCTCCCGAATCTCCTGATTGTCCTGGTCAAATTCCCGTGCTTCCTGATAGTCCTCCACAGCTAGGGAAAAGGAGACAGACTGTGAGTGAGCCTTTGCAAAagaaattccaacagacatccCAGACAGAAAGGAATAAAAGAGAAAGGAGAACATAGTGGAGCAAGGTAACAATTATACACAGTATAACATTACACATACAAACATCCACCTTTTTCATAATCCTGCAGCAAGATGTAGGCCTCAGCTCGATCTCGGAGGATGTGGATATTCTGAGGGTCTGTCTGATGGGCTCCTGAACACATGTCCACTGCCTCCTGTCCCTGATTATTCTACAGTACAGAGGTCACaatggagaaaacagttcagttAGAGATGGAAAATAATGTTACAGTGCTATGTCACCAAAGGATGATTTGTCTGATAGAAACATTCAACCAGAAGCCTACAAACCTTTACTAGACAGAAACAGATTCTCTCCTTGGCTTTGCTGGTGTAGAATAGAACATTTGGTTCTGTCCTCATTACAGACTCATACTTTTCAATTGCATCTTGATATCTGTTAAGTAAAtagaaaaacattattaatgcaGTGTGTGATAAAAAAAAGTTCAATTAAAAGCTAAAAGGTGCTtggatggtgcagcagtaaattatgctagcctgCTTCTGCTGggatcctgggttcaaatccccagtggtgatATCAGCCAGTTGAGCATCTACAAACATACATCACTGACTATGTCCAAGGAGTGGCACATACTAGACCCTCCTTCTAGAATCTCCTAATTCCCCTTTTTTTAAGTTCTGCTAGAtctaaaacatacacacagtataTTACTTATATTTAATTAGATGCCTCTGATCTATATGGTCTTTTTTACCACGGTTAGCTATTAAAAGCTATTATTAAAAGCCATGAACAAGCCTTATTAGTATACATATACTCAATAGGGTTGTGTATTGGACTTTTAAAGGGTCATTCCAAAAGCAGTGCTTATAACTGACCTGAGCAATGTCCTTTTTCCAGGCCAGAATGCCTTTAGTGCCATGTCTGGTCACTAAGCTTGTTCAGTACTAACTATTCCACTGCCAGAATTTCTCAGATGCTGGATGACCAAAGTAAAGCTGTTCACTTACTGTTGTTCTGCGATCAGCGCCTCAGCAGAGTCCAGCTGTTTGCTGAGCTTCTTCACCTGCTTGTAGTGGGCAAAACATTCTTTATCATCCTGATCCAGTTTCAGACACTCTCGAATCTCACTGTAAACCAGAGCAGAACATTATTTTTAGAACTAGGCATGTCAATGATTAAACGATAACCAGCGAGTGATTGTTCGATCCATGCAGTCACTTAAAAATGGAATCTAGCGGGCACTCAGGTGCCACAGTGGCAAAATATGTTAGCCCACCAGTGCCAAGATATCGAGCtctcaagttcgaatctcaactctgctatTAGCTGACCAGGTACCTAAACAGACACTTTTggttgtgtgtctgtaaggggaaGGACAATGGCTAAAACAAGGTTCTTTGTCACTGGAAGTGCAGCCCCTGCTGACTGATCAGTACGCCTGTACAGGGAGGCGACAGATCCCTGATTTAATCACACCTACTTAGAAGAGTATTTTTTCAAATAATCAAACCTGAAAATCAAACCTGAATTACTTAAACATCTTAAGTCAACACCAAAAcattaatttttgacatttagtatTTTATAAAAGACTTCTTTATCTTTCCCTGACATTGGCACATGGCACTCAGGTAATGCACTGGTCTATTAAACTAGTCCACCACCCCCaagatccaggttcaaatctcataGTTGCTTTTGGCCGTCCAGACTTTTATCcaaacatgactggctatgtctgacggTTGAAGCCCGGCGACAGACTGGCACCTGTCCAGGCTATTCTTGCTGTGCACCCAATGTTTCCTCATACAACTTTAGTTAACAGTATCCTACATATGTTACAATCGGCAGCTGTTTATGTCTACATGACGTTCTTAATTAATATGTTATGTGATGTTCATGTTTTtagcactgctttatcctggtcagagctCCTGTGGGTTGGGCCAAGGACAGAGCGCCAAGCCATAAATCCAACTGTAAGTTGAAGTGACTttaaatttatttgtgtgtgtgcatacctAAGGGATTCATGGTGATCTCCCAAGTCGTAGAGTAAGCGGCTGAGTTTTAAAAAGGTTGCTCGGTTGTCCGTTCTGAGCCGAGCCGCAGGCGTCAGATCTAAGATGGCTTTTCTTGGCTCTCCAATTCGAACATAGCATTCTGCTCTAAGCTCCCGGAACTCTGGATTCCAAGGGGACATCTAGAGGGAAATCAGGATGACAAATTTTGTCATTTTCTAAAGACATTAGTAGCATGTTTTAAATTACCGTCACTGGCATGGACTGCATAAAggatttttaatcatttaatgttGATCGTTTCCCATTTTGAAACTTACCTCTATGACCCGTTCTAGAACCTGGATAGTGGTGCCGTAATCACCACGGTGGTGTGCCTTATGCGCTTCTTCCTGGAGCAGTTCTAGCTCCTCAGTTTTGTGGAGCTGACTACGAGCCTCCTCAGTGTCTGGGGAACGCTGAAGCTAGAGAATTACAAAAAAGTGtaaaagttttgtttttaaaagcatGTTAGTATAGTAGCATATACAGAAAAGTCAAAGGTCTAACAGAGAGCTATAGAGCACAATTTCCTCACCCCTCATGCAGTCTGTCAATCTATAAGTTTGTATGTCTGTCCATCAgtgagtctgtctgtctgtccatcactaagcccatctgtctgtctgtccatcagtGAGTCCGTCTGTATGTCTGTTTGTCCATCAGTAaattcgtctgtctgtctgtccatcagtgagtctgtctatctgtccatcagtgagtctgtctgtctgtctgtccatcaatAAGTgagtccgtctgtctgtccgtcagTGAGTTCGTCAATTTGTCTATCAGCGAGTCAGTCTGTTCATCGGcgagtcagtctgtctgtctgtctgtccatcagcGCGTCTGTCGGTCCATTTATCAGTGAGTCCGTCTGACTGTCCATCAGTCAGTCTGTACATTCATCAGTGAGTCCGTCTGACTGTCCATCAGTCAGTCTGTCCATTCATCAGTGAGTCCGTCTGTAAGTCTGTCCATCAGCGAGCCCGTCTGCCTGTCCATCAGTGAGCTCGTCCGTCTGTCCATCAGTGAGTTAGTCTGTCTGTTCATCAGTAAGTCAGTCTGTCCATCAGTGAGTCTGTCAGTGAATCATTTAACCAGTCAGTGAGTCGATCAGTGAATCTTTCTGCAAGTTTGTCAGCAAATCTAAAAACTTACCACTGCCTGAAAGTCTTCTCTGGCCTCCTGGACGTGCCCCTGCTTTAGAAGAATATTTCCCCGTTGCAACCGAGcctacaaatacaaacacacagcatGTAAGAAACAaccttttaataaattttaactaaataatacatttaacatattacaaccccaaatcaaaaaaagttgggacagtatgaaaatgcagtgtttcttacatttacttttattattttattttatttatttcttcacaGACAGTAAgaacacaagatatttcatgttttgtctgctcaactttcttttcatgatgtcaacaggtgattgtaatcatgatttgaaacaaaagcagta is a genomic window of Trichomycterus rosablanca isolate fTriRos1 chromosome 4, fTriRos1.hap1, whole genome shotgun sequence containing:
- the dnajc3b gene encoding dnaJ homolog subfamily C member 3b, giving the protein MESGRRRGLNSLLSSLSLLCVVLDLQLDGVLGATPMEIEHHLEMGRKLLAAGQLAEALSHYHSAVEGDSKNYLTYYKRAAVFLAMGKSKSALPDLTRAIQLKPDFLAARLQRGNILLKQGHVQEAREDFQAVLQRSPDTEEARSQLHKTEELELLQEEAHKAHHRGDYGTTIQVLERVIEMSPWNPEFRELRAECYVRIGEPRKAILDLTPAARLRTDNRATFLKLSRLLYDLGDHHESLSEIRECLKLDQDDKECFAHYKQVKKLSKQLDSAEALIAEQQYQDAIEKYESVMRTEPNVLFYTSKAKERICFCLVKNNQGQEAVDMCSGAHQTDPQNIHILRDRAEAYILLQDYEKAVEDYQEAREFDQDNQEIREGLERAQKLLKISRKRDYYKILRVSRTATKQEIIKAYRKLAQQWHPDNFQAEEEKKKAEKMFIDIASAKEVLTNPEMRQKFDSGEDPLDPESQQGGGGGGGGSWPFGFNPFESGGNFHFKFHYN